In Serinus canaria isolate serCan28SL12 chromosome 5, serCan2020, whole genome shotgun sequence, the following proteins share a genomic window:
- the LOC127059711 gene encoding outer dense fiber protein 3-like translates to MEGPWVGNWRPHPRRGPILAEFSTPGPKYWLPGLTGHMAHDPTRDRAPAYSFRGTKAPSTDNCSPGPRYFIQPSITKTGKYAPPTALLLGRSKSKIEVTPGPSDYLTEHANKHVYYTAPSNHMVFRPKDLKGFRTPGPGTYSLPRILGPHTAYTHAEPCYSMTGKSKYQSCFQDVAKTPGPAAFARVDLDVYKTRAPKFSMGLKTKLAGKDRFPGPADYNTGKVALTKARDPAYTFGLRHSVYKASLIPATHLE, encoded by the exons ATGGAGGGACCCTGGGTAGGCAACTGGAGACCTCATCCACGACGGGGCCCAATCCTTGCAGAATTCAGCACCCCAGGTCCCAAGTACTGGCTCCCTGGGTTAACAG GTCATATGGCTCATGATCCCACCAGAGACAGAGCCCCTGCATACTCATTTCGAGGGACCAAAGCTCCCTCCACAGACAACTGCTCACCAGGTCCTCGATACTTCATCCAGCCATCCATTACCAAGACTGGGAAGTATGCGCCACCAACAGCACTTTTGCTGGGACGTAGTAAGAGCAAGATTGAGGTCACCCCTGGACCCA GTGACTACCTCACGGAACATGCCAACAAACATGTCTACTATACTGCACCGTCCAATCACATGGTGTTCCGGCCCAAGGACTTAAAAGGTTTCCGAACACCAG GTCCTGGAACCTACAGTTTGCCCAGGATTCTGGGACCCCATACAGCATACACTCATGCTGAACCATGCTACTCCATGACGGGGAAGAGTAAATACCAGAGCTGTTTTCAAGATGTGGCAAAG ACACCAGGTCCTGCAGCATTTGCCAGGGTGGATCTGGATGTCTACAAAACCAGGGCTCCCAAGTTCTCAATGGGACTAAAAACCAAACTTGCAGGGAAGGATCGGTTTCCAGGTCCAGCAGACTACAACACAGGAAAG GTTGCACTGACCAAGGCCCGGGATCCTGCTTACACCTTTGGACTCCGACATTCTGTCTACAAAGCTTCTTTAATACCTGCAACACATCTTGAATAA
- the LOC103826944 gene encoding outer dense fiber protein 3-like, with protein sequence MEGPWVGNWRPHPRRGPILAEYTTPGPKYGLPGLTGHMAHDPTRDRAPAYSFRGSNAPSAATCSPGPRYFIESSITKTGKQVAPSALVTARPKSKILVTPGPSDYTTDRANKHVYYTAPANSLASRRKDLKGFRTPGPGAYTLPRILGPQTAYTHAEPCYSMTGKSKYQSCFQDVARTPGPAAFDKVDLDVYKTRAPKFSMGLKTKLPGKGSFPGPAEYSLGKMSVTKARDPAFSFGVRHSLYKASLIPESHLE encoded by the exons ATGGAGGGACCCTGGGTAGGCAACTGGAGACCTCATCCGCGACGGGGCCCAATCCTTGCAGAATACACTACCCCAGGTCCCAAGTATGGGCTCCCTGGGTTAACAG GTCATATGGCTCATGATCCCACCAGAGACAGAGCCCCTGCATACTCATTTCGAGGAAGCAATGCTCCCTCCGCAGCAACTTGCTCACCAGGTCCTCGATACTTCATCGAATCATCCATTACCAAGACTGGGAAGCAGGTGGCTCCATCGGCACTTGTGACAGCACGTCCCAAGAGCAAGATTTTGGTCACCCCTGGGCCCA GTGACTACACCACGGATCGGGCCAACAAACACGTCTACTATACTGCACCGGCGAATAGCCTGGCATCCCGACGCAAGGACTTAAAAGGTTTCCGAACACCAG GTCCTGGAGCCTACACCTTGCCCAGGATTCTGGGACCTCAGACAGCATACACTCATGCTGAACCATGCTACTCCATGACGGGGAAGAGCAAATACCAGAGCTGTTTTCAAGATGTGGCAAGG ACACCAGGTCCTGCAGCATTTGACAAGGTGGATCTGGATGTCTACAAAACCAGGGCTCCGAAGTTCTCAATGGGACTAAAAACCAAACTTCCTGGAAAGGGATCGTTTCCAGGTCCAGCCGAATACAGCCTGGGAAAG ATGTCAGTGACCAAGGCCCGGGATCCTGCCTTCAGTTTTGGAGTCCGACATTCTCTCTACAAAGCTTCTTTAATACCTGAATCACATCTTGAATAA